Proteins from one Pagrus major chromosome 1, Pma_NU_1.0 genomic window:
- the ccdc85al gene encoding coiled-coil domain containing 85A, like has product MEKATPPPQPQLQLSIAKTESPAEDISGLTDEELLKWTKEDLVRRLRRSEADKMSVILDHGNLIREVNRSLQLHLNEIRGLKDINQKLQEDNRELRDLCCFLDDDRQKGKRVSREWQRLGRYSASIMRKEVTLYLQKLKELELRQEEVIRENLELKELCLLLDEEKGVVGGGGGGGGSVGGGSVGMGGCRNSIDSQNSLLLVPGHGLLMRDVGDGSSTSSAGSADSSDHLHHKQAHLAPGLGGVGSGGEKGSPELVHKPRCSSISGLGSGSLGDRDVSSPEHPAGRHRSTSLEYPYTLPQLCRPRCGSISVPDHSRVMRGLSPEKYGRNVGRRSPEQHPKHHSSDLVLGQRQHFLGQGDSGELYQRHHRSSISSTGCGSPEPRLAHLGTGEHHEKGCVVQGGSPETHRHQYSMSPDHVKFGSPVRDGQRRQAGDELSPHHRSIYNGMNALISAGCCTNNCRNVKLWDSFDASS; this is encoded by the exons ATGGAGAAAGCGACTCCGCCGCCCCAGCCCCAGCTCCAGCTGTCGATAGCGAAGACCGAAAGTCCGGCGGAGGACATCTCCGGCCTGACCGACGAGGAGCTGCTCAAGTGGACCAAGGAGGATCTGGTGCGGAGGCTGAGGCGGTCCGAGGCCGACAAGATGAGCGTGATTCTGGACCACGGCAATCTCATCCGAGAGGTCAATCGCAGTCTCCAGCTGCATCTGAACGAGATCAGGGGGCTGAAG GACATCAATCAGAAGCTGCAGGAGGACAACCGTGAGCTGCGGGACTTGTGCTGCTTCCTGGACGACGACCGCCAGAAAGGCAAGCGGGTGTCCAGGGAGTGGCAACGCTTGGGACGTTACAGTGCCAGCATCATGCGCAAAGAGGTGACCCTCTACCTCCAGAAACTCAAGGAGCTGGAGCTTCGACAGGAGGAGGTAATCCGGGAGAACCTGGAGCTCAAGGAGCTCTGCCTGCTGCTGGACGAGGAGAAAGGGGtggtgggtggaggaggtggcggTGGAGGAAgtgtaggaggaggaagtgtAGGTATGGGAGGGTGCCGTAACTCTATAGACAGCCAGAATAGTTTGCTGCTGGTGCCCGGGCATGGGCTCCTGATGAGAGACGTGGGGGATGGGAGCAGCACCTCCAGTGCGGGGAGCGCTGACAGCTCAGATCACCTTCATCATAAGCAGGCTCACCTGGCTCCAGGGCTGGGTGGAGTTGGTAGTGGTGGGGAAAAGGGGAGCCCTGAGCTTGTGCACAAACCTAGGTGTAGCAGCATCAGTGGACTAGGCAGTGGAAGTTTAGGAGACAGGGATGTGTCCAGCCCTGAGCACCCTGCCGGGCGCCACCGGAGTACCAGCCTGGAGTACCCGTACACCCTGCCCCAGCTCTGCCGGCCCCGCTGCGGCTCCATATCCGTGCCTGACCACAGCCGAGTCATGCGGGGCCTCAGCCCGGAAAAATATGGGAGGAACGTGGGCCGACGCAGTCCGGAGCAGCACCCCAAGCACCACAGCTCTGATCTGGTCCTGGGCCAGAGGCAGCACTTCCTGGGTCAGGGAGACAGTGGGGAGCTCTATCAGAGGCACCACAGGAGCAGCATTAGCAGTACCGGCTGTGGGAGCCCCGAGCCCAGGCTGGCACATTTAGGGACTGGTGAGCACCATGAAAAGGGCTGCGTGGTCCAGGGGGGCAGCCCCGAAACTCATAGGCACCAGTACAGTATGAGCCCCGACCATGTGAAGTTTGGCAGCCCTGTGAGGGACGGGCAGAGGAGGCAGGCTGGAGACGAGCTGTCGCCACATCATCGGAGCATCTACAATGGCATGAATG